One window of Oncorhynchus kisutch isolate 150728-3 linkage group LG25, Okis_V2, whole genome shotgun sequence genomic DNA carries:
- the LOC116357482 gene encoding guanine nucleotide-binding protein G(I)/G(S)/G(O) subunit gamma-4-like, with the protein MKDSVVNNNSISHARKAVEQLMMESCMDRIKVSKAAADLMVYCDAHIRDDPLIVPVPASDNPFREKKLFCTIL; encoded by the exons ATGAAGGACAGTGTGGTCAACAACAACAGCATCTCCCACGCCAGGAAAGCTGTGGAACAACTCATGATGGAGTCTTGTATGGACAGGAtaaag GTCTCCAAAGCAGCAGCGGATCTGATGGTGTATTGTGATGCCCACATACGTGACGACCCCCTCATCGTGCCCGTGCCCGCCTCGGATAACCCCTTTAGGGAGAAGAAGTTATTCTGCACCATCCTCTGA